One region of Triticum aestivum cultivar Chinese Spring chromosome 6B, IWGSC CS RefSeq v2.1, whole genome shotgun sequence genomic DNA includes:
- the LOC123137440 gene encoding serine/arginine-rich splicing factor RSZ23 produces MARVYVGNLDPRATAREIEDEFRVFGVLKSVWVARKPPGFAFIDFDETRDAKDAIRELDGKNGWRVELSTKSSSGRGRERERSGGSDMKCYECGESGHFARECRLRIGSGGLGSGRRRSRSPRHRSRSRSRSPRYRRSPSYGRRSYSPRDRSPRKRSYSRSPPPPRARSISRSPPPALARSISRSPPPARGRSTSRSPPPARARSISRSPPPPRARSISKSPPPARERSYSRSPAQPPQREESPYADNA; encoded by the exons ATGGCTCGCGTCTACGTGGGGAATCTGGATCCGCGCGCCACTGCGCGCGAGATCGAGGACGAGTTCCGCGTGTTTGGGGTTCTCAAGAG TGTGTGGGTTGCTAGAAAGCCACCAGGATTTGCTTTCATTGACTTTGATGAGACCAGGGACGCAAAGGATGCAATTCGTGAATTGGATG GTAAGAATGGGTGGAGAGTTGAGCTGTCAACCAAATCTAGTAGTGGCCGTGGCCGAGAACGTGAACGCTCTGGAGGTTCTGATATGAAGTGCTATGAGTGTGGTGAAAGTGGTCACTTTGCACGAGAATGTCGCCTACGGATTGGTTCTGGGGGCCTGGGTAGCGGAAGACGCCGCAGCCGAAGCCCGAGGCACCGCAGCCGTAGCCGTAGCCGTAGCCCAAGATACCGCAGGAGCCCAAGCTATGGCAGAAG GAGCTACAGCCCACGGGATCGGTCTCCCAGGAAGCGAAGTTACAGCAGATCACCACCGCCTCCCCGGGCGCGGAGTATCAGCAGGTCTCCACCGCCTGCCCTTGCGCGAAGCATCAGCAGGTCTCCACCGCCTGCCCGTGGGCGAAGCACCAGCAGGTCACCGCCGCCCGCCCGTGCGCGAAGCATCAGCAGGTCACCACCGCCTCCTCGCGCCAGAAGCATCAGCAAGTCACCACCGCCTGCCCGTGAACGGAGCTATAGCAGGTCCCCAGCGCAGCCACCCCAGCGTGAGGAGTCCCCTTATGCTGATAACGCGTGA